In Chromatiales bacterium, a single window of DNA contains:
- a CDS encoding polysaccharide export protein — translation MRYILVPVVLAALLSACAGPLENAEGLPGVPVSSPDYIIGPGDTIQIFVWRNPEVSITIPVRPDGKVSTPLVEDLQAAGLSPTQLARQVEEALSAYIREPRVTVIVQSFAGTFETQVRVVGEALRPTSISYRQGLTLLDAMITVGGLTDFAAGNRASIVRVVDGEQRQYRARLDDLLRDGDISANVALLPGDILIIPESWY, via the coding sequence GTGCGTTACATCCTGGTGCCTGTTGTGCTGGCGGCCCTGCTGTCCGCCTGCGCTGGCCCACTCGAAAATGCCGAGGGACTGCCCGGGGTGCCCGTCAGCTCGCCGGATTACATCATCGGGCCCGGCGACACCATCCAGATTTTCGTCTGGCGCAATCCGGAAGTGTCGATCACCATTCCGGTCCGGCCCGACGGCAAGGTCTCCACGCCGCTCGTCGAGGACCTGCAGGCCGCCGGCCTGTCGCCGACGCAGCTGGCCCGACAGGTCGAAGAGGCGCTGTCGGCCTATATCCGCGAACCGCGCGTGACCGTCATCGTGCAGTCGTTCGCGGGTACGTTCGAGACGCAGGTCCGTGTGGTGGGAGAGGCCCTGCGACCAACGTCGATTTCGTATCGTCAGGGGCTGACGCTGCTCGACGCGATGATCACGGTTGGCGGTCTCACCGATTTTGCCGCCGGCAACCGGGCGAGCATTGTCCGGGTGGTCGACGGCGAGCAACGTCAGTATCGTGCGCGCCTGGACGACCTGCTGCGTGATGGCGATATCAGCGCGAACGTCGCGCTGCTGCCCGGCGACATCCTGATCATCCCCGAAAGCTGGTACTGA